From one Gracilibacillus salinarum genomic stretch:
- a CDS encoding cold-shock protein — MVQGTVKWFNADKGFGFIEVEGQDDVFVHFSAIQGEGFKTLEEGQSVTFDIEEGNRGPQAANVVKN; from the coding sequence ATGGTACAAGGTACAGTAAAATGGTTCAACGCTGACAAAGGTTTTGGATTTATCGAAGTAGAAGGACAAGACGATGTATTCGTACACTTCTCTGCTATCCAAGGCGAAGGCTTTAAAACACTTGAAGAAGGTCAAAGTGTAACTTTCGATATCGAAGAAGGTAACCGTGGACCACAAGCTGCTAACGTAGTTAAAAACTAA
- a CDS encoding putative polysaccharide biosynthesis protein codes for MSSSNFLRGTLLLTVASFLSKFLGMIVVIPLTNMVGETGMSLYHIAYTPYTIMLSVATVGVPMAVSKYVAKYNAIDDYYTSMKMLRAGTLLMFITGFIAFLIMFFGAELFAKWTLGSEGSENITVEDATSAIKMVSFALIIIPGMSIMRGFFQGNNSMGPTSVSQVIEQLARVIFLICSVFIILIIFDKEIPTAINFATFSAFIGAIAAWVVLLIYWKKRKPSLDMAVEQQRHINDIPIKEMFKELFRYSGPFVLVGISIPLYQQIDQFTFYHAMEKIGRGDIADIAFSAFASQGHKLVIIPVTIATGMSLALIPEISKAYNTNQIDKLKGQINQALQIIMFFVLPAVAGLAILADPIYGSLFGVDQLDITGPLFAWYTPLAITFGLFTITSSILQGIERQNFTLISLSAGLLTKILFTSLFIQIFDAKGAIIATMLATSIAVLLNLWQIKRSIEINYRKFYKLSFLMLIFTTIMIIVIMIIKFILGLFLDYQTVRSHAVIVMILGVSIGGGIYLYLGYASTLFERITGRRIAIIDRLLGR; via the coding sequence ATGTCAAGCTCTAACTTCCTACGTGGAACACTCTTGCTGACAGTAGCAAGTTTTTTGTCGAAATTCCTGGGAATGATTGTTGTTATTCCTTTAACTAATATGGTGGGCGAAACGGGAATGTCTCTGTATCATATCGCTTATACCCCATATACGATTATGCTAAGTGTTGCAACTGTCGGCGTACCGATGGCTGTTTCTAAATATGTAGCCAAGTACAACGCAATTGACGATTATTATACAAGTATGAAAATGTTACGGGCTGGTACGCTGTTAATGTTTATCACCGGCTTTATTGCTTTTCTGATTATGTTTTTTGGTGCAGAACTATTTGCAAAATGGACATTAGGTTCAGAGGGTTCTGAAAATATAACGGTTGAGGATGCAACATCAGCAATCAAAATGGTTAGTTTTGCTCTCATCATTATCCCTGGAATGTCCATTATGAGAGGGTTCTTTCAAGGGAATAACTCGATGGGACCAACCTCTGTATCACAGGTCATCGAACAATTAGCCAGAGTTATCTTTCTCATTTGTTCGGTGTTTATTATATTAATTATTTTTGATAAAGAAATACCAACTGCTATTAATTTTGCAACCTTTTCCGCTTTTATCGGTGCAATCGCAGCATGGGTGGTCTTACTCATTTATTGGAAAAAACGTAAGCCATCGTTAGATATGGCTGTCGAACAGCAACGGCATATTAATGATATTCCCATTAAGGAAATGTTTAAGGAATTATTCCGATACTCAGGTCCTTTTGTGTTGGTCGGAATTTCCATCCCGTTATATCAACAAATCGATCAATTTACATTTTACCATGCGATGGAGAAAATCGGGCGGGGAGACATTGCTGATATAGCCTTTTCTGCATTTGCCAGTCAAGGCCATAAATTAGTGATCATCCCTGTTACTATTGCAACAGGGATGTCCTTAGCGCTCATCCCTGAGATATCTAAGGCGTATAATACTAATCAAATCGATAAATTAAAAGGGCAAATCAATCAAGCCTTACAAATTATTATGTTTTTTGTCTTACCAGCAGTAGCCGGTCTTGCAATTCTTGCTGATCCAATTTATGGTTCTTTGTTTGGGGTGGATCAACTGGATATTACTGGTCCCTTGTTTGCCTGGTACACGCCATTAGCGATAACTTTTGGTTTATTTACGATAACGTCATCGATTTTACAAGGGATCGAAAGACAGAATTTCACATTAATCAGTTTGTCTGCGGGTCTATTAACAAAAATCTTATTTACTTCATTATTCATACAGATTTTTGATGCAAAAGGTGCGATTATTGCGACCATGCTTGCGACCAGTATTGCGGTATTGCTGAACTTATGGCAAATTAAGCGATCTATTGAAATTAATTATCGGAAATTTTACAAATTATCGTTTTTAATGTTGATATTCACAACGATTATGATTATTGTCATTATGATTATCAAGTTTATATTAGGTTTATTCCTCGATTATCAAACTGTCCGCAGTCATGCCGTCATCGTGATGATTCTTGGCGTCAGTATTGGAGGAGGGATATACTTATATTTAGGTTATGCCTCTACATTGTTCGAGCGCATTACCGGAAGAAGAATTGCAATCATAGACCGATTGCTTGGCAGATAA
- the rlmN gene encoding 23S rRNA (adenine(2503)-C(2))-methyltransferase RlmN, which yields MKSSIYSLTFDRLQEWLVEHGQKKFRAKQVWDWLYKKRVDTFEEMYNLNRDCQLVLEENFSMGTLEQEIKQESKDGTIKFLFKLTDGNLIETVLMKFNYGYSVCVTTQVGCNIGCSFCASGLLTKNRDLSSGEIVEQIMNVQKHLDTKGKEERVSHIVVMGIGEPFDNYDNTMDFLHIVNDKQGLSIGARHITVSTSGLAKRIYDFADENLQVNLALSLHAPNNELRTRIMKINKAFPLEKLMPAIDYYLEKTNRRITFEYILLKDVNDHKEEAQQLVKLLKNKRHLSYVNLIPYNPVDEHNQYDRSEKKAILDFYQVLLENGINCGVRVEHGTDIDAACGQLRSKQIKKNKDKQTV from the coding sequence ATGAAAAGCTCCATTTACTCGTTGACTTTTGATCGATTACAAGAATGGCTGGTAGAACATGGACAGAAGAAATTCCGTGCAAAGCAAGTCTGGGATTGGTTATATAAGAAAAGAGTCGATACATTTGAAGAAATGTACAATTTAAATAGAGACTGTCAATTAGTGTTAGAAGAGAATTTTTCGATGGGGACGTTAGAACAAGAAATCAAACAGGAGTCAAAAGACGGTACGATTAAGTTTCTGTTTAAATTGACAGATGGAAACTTGATTGAGACGGTATTAATGAAGTTTAACTACGGCTATTCCGTTTGTGTGACAACACAGGTAGGTTGTAATATCGGTTGTTCATTTTGTGCGAGTGGATTGCTGACAAAGAATCGTGATTTGTCTTCAGGTGAAATTGTTGAGCAGATAATGAACGTACAGAAACACTTGGATACCAAAGGTAAAGAAGAGCGTGTTAGTCATATTGTTGTAATGGGGATAGGAGAACCGTTTGATAATTATGATAATACAATGGATTTTCTGCATATCGTAAATGACAAACAGGGATTATCGATCGGTGCTCGACATATTACAGTATCCACCAGTGGTCTGGCGAAGCGGATTTATGACTTTGCTGATGAGAATTTGCAAGTAAACCTTGCTTTGTCACTTCATGCTCCGAACAATGAGTTGCGTACAAGAATTATGAAAATCAATAAAGCATTTCCACTTGAGAAATTGATGCCTGCCATCGACTATTATTTAGAGAAAACGAACAGGCGAATTACATTTGAGTATATATTGCTTAAAGATGTGAATGACCATAAAGAAGAAGCGCAGCAACTAGTGAAGTTATTAAAAAACAAACGTCACTTATCCTATGTCAATCTGATTCCGTATAATCCTGTCGATGAACATAACCAATATGACAGAAGTGAGAAAAAGGCTATTTTGGATTTCTATCAAGTGTTGCTAGAGAACGGAATTAATTGCGGTGTCCGTGTAGAACATGGTACAGATATTGATGCAGCATGTGGTCAATTACGGAGTAAACAAATCAAGAAAAATAAGGACAAACAAACTGTTTAA
- a CDS encoding pseudouridine synthase: MRLDKFLANMGYGSRKEVKISVKKKKITVNNEVVRKADIHIDPDKDEVAFNGTIIEYKANIYIMLNKPGGYLSATEDSKQKTVLDLIAERDKVLEPFPVGRLDKDTEGLLLLTNDGQLAHDLLSPNKHITKTYIAKLDRDISDHDVQLFEKGITLDDGYITKPAVLRRIEDKEVEIKITEGKFHQIKRMFEALDNKVLYLKRVAMGNVQLDESLKLGEYRELTEEEWQQLQQK; this comes from the coding sequence ATCCGACTGGATAAGTTTTTAGCCAATATGGGGTATGGAAGCCGCAAAGAAGTAAAAATATCTGTTAAAAAGAAAAAGATTACGGTCAATAACGAGGTTGTCCGAAAAGCGGACATTCATATTGATCCTGATAAAGATGAGGTCGCCTTCAACGGTACAATCATCGAATATAAGGCCAATATTTACATTATGTTAAATAAACCAGGAGGCTATTTATCAGCAACAGAGGACAGTAAGCAAAAGACGGTGCTTGATCTGATTGCGGAACGGGATAAGGTGTTAGAACCTTTTCCTGTCGGCCGCTTAGACAAGGATACAGAAGGCTTACTGTTATTAACTAATGACGGTCAGCTGGCACATGATTTATTATCACCAAACAAACACATTACGAAAACATATATCGCTAAACTGGATAGAGATATATCAGACCATGATGTACAGTTGTTTGAGAAAGGTATTACGTTAGACGATGGGTATATCACGAAGCCGGCGGTACTTCGAAGGATAGAGGATAAAGAAGTAGAAATTAAGATAACAGAAGGCAAGTTTCACCAGATTAAACGAATGTTCGAAGCTCTAGATAATAAAGTGTTATATTTAAAACGAGTGGCAATGGGGAATGTTCAGCTGGATGAAAGCTTAAAGCTAGGAGAATATCGGGAATTGACGGAAGAGGAATGGCAGCAATTACAACAGAAATAA
- a CDS encoding NAD(P)/FAD-dependent oxidoreductase, with the protein MTVDVTVIGGGPSGLMAAIAAAEQGANTVLIDKGNKLGKKLAISGGGRCNVTNRLPADEVIKHIPGNGRFLYSAFSIFDNYDIIDYFEGLGVGLKEEDHGRMFPVSDKASDVVNALLNQLDKLHVTVRKNTTVKAIDYGDKEHQIILQDKEKITTKAVIIAAGGKAVPHTGSTGDAYPWAKKAGHTITELYPTEVPITSNESFIQKRLLQGTSLRNIGLSVYNHKGKQIIEHKMDMLFTHFGISGPAVLRCSQYIVKQFMSGDKAVNVTIDALPDQTKHSLTEQLTKIMKESPKKTFKNTVKGLVPERYLDFLLDRGDISLTLKNANISREKFEGFIDDLKGFSFYVHSSLPLKKAFVTGGGVSIKEVVPNTMQSKLMNGLYFCGEVLDIHGYTGGYNITSAMVTGRVAGMHAAWESLN; encoded by the coding sequence ATGACAGTAGATGTTACCGTAATTGGTGGAGGTCCATCGGGTTTAATGGCGGCAATAGCTGCCGCTGAACAGGGTGCCAACACCGTATTAATAGATAAAGGAAATAAATTAGGCAAGAAATTAGCGATATCGGGAGGCGGCAGATGCAATGTCACCAATCGATTGCCCGCAGATGAAGTAATCAAGCACATACCTGGAAATGGTCGTTTCTTATATAGCGCATTCTCTATTTTCGATAATTATGACATCATCGACTATTTTGAAGGATTAGGGGTAGGATTAAAGGAAGAAGACCATGGTCGAATGTTTCCGGTAAGTGATAAGGCTAGTGATGTAGTTAATGCTCTTCTTAATCAGCTTGATAAGCTGCATGTGACCGTAAGAAAAAACACGACGGTCAAAGCTATTGATTATGGAGATAAAGAGCATCAAATTATATTACAAGACAAAGAAAAAATAACGACGAAAGCTGTAATCATTGCTGCCGGGGGTAAAGCCGTTCCCCACACTGGTTCAACCGGGGATGCTTATCCATGGGCAAAAAAAGCGGGACATACCATCACTGAATTATATCCAACGGAGGTACCGATTACGTCTAATGAATCTTTTATCCAAAAGCGCCTATTACAAGGTACCTCTTTAAGAAATATTGGTCTGTCTGTTTATAACCATAAAGGTAAACAAATTATTGAACACAAAATGGATATGTTATTTACGCATTTCGGCATTTCAGGTCCGGCTGTTTTACGTTGTTCGCAATACATTGTAAAACAATTCATGAGTGGTGATAAAGCAGTTAATGTAACTATTGATGCGCTCCCAGATCAAACAAAGCATAGTCTAACTGAACAATTAACAAAAATAATGAAGGAAAGTCCGAAGAAAACATTTAAAAATACAGTAAAAGGGCTGGTACCCGAGCGATATCTGGACTTTCTATTAGATAGAGGTGATATATCGCTCACTTTAAAAAATGCCAATATTTCCCGTGAGAAATTTGAAGGTTTTATAGATGATCTAAAGGGATTTTCATTTTATGTACACAGTAGTCTGCCATTGAAGAAAGCATTTGTTACGGGTGGTGGTGTTTCTATTAAAGAAGTTGTTCCAAATACTATGCAATCAAAATTAATGAACGGGCTATATTTTTGTGGTGAAGTGCTTGATATCCATGGATATACTGGAGGCTACAATATTACATCTGCTATGGTAACGGGACGTGTAGCAGGGATGCACGCTGCCTGGGAATCATTGAATTAA
- the leuS gene encoding leucine--tRNA ligase, with product MSFDHNKIEEKWRNYWINNKTFATNTQSNKDKFYALDMFPYPSGAGLHVGHPEGYTATDILSRMKRMQGFEVLHPIGWDAFGLPAEQYALDTGNDPAVFTEQNIQTFRRQIQELGFSYDWDREVNTTDPGYYKWTQWIFLKLYEKGLAYVDEVPVNWCPALGTVLANEEVIDGKSERGGHPVERKPMKQWMLKITAYADRLLEDLDDLDWPESIKDMQRNWIGRSEGAEVTFEIADYPGDFTVFTTRPDTLFGATYAVLAPEHPLVDKIVSAEQQQEVTGYIDKVKTKSDLERTDLAKDKSGVFTGAYAINPINGNKLPIWVADYVLMTYGSGAIMAVPAHDERDFEFAKKFDLDIIPVLEGGNVETEAFTGDGKHINSGFLDGLNKEDAISRAIDWLEDKNVGNRKVTYRLRDWLFSRQRYWGEPIPIIHWEDGSMSAVSEDELPIVLPKTSEIKPSGTGESPLANIDEWVNVVDTETGMKGRRETNTMPQWAGSCWYFLRYVDPHNTEQLADYETLKEWLPVDVYIGGAEHAVLHLLYARFWHKFLYDIGVVPTKEPFHKLYNQGMILGENNEKMSKSKGNVVNPDEIVQSHGADTLRLYEMFMGPLDASVAWSTNGLDGARRFLDRVWRLFVTDNNTLSDKITEVDRTDALEKFYHETVKTVTQNFEDLRFNTGISQMMVLVNEAYKVDEIPRSYVEGLVKLLSPVAPHLSEELWQLLGHQETLAYAQWPTYDEAKLVENEVEIVIQIMGKVRAKIMVDKNASKDEIEQKALEDVAIKERIEGKTVRKVIVVPGKLVNIVAN from the coding sequence ATGTCATTTGACCATAACAAAATAGAAGAGAAATGGCGCAATTATTGGATTAACAATAAAACTTTTGCGACCAACACGCAATCAAATAAAGATAAGTTTTATGCGCTGGATATGTTTCCGTATCCGTCAGGGGCGGGATTACATGTTGGGCACCCTGAAGGCTACACAGCGACTGATATTTTATCAAGAATGAAACGTATGCAAGGTTTTGAAGTGCTGCATCCAATTGGTTGGGATGCATTTGGCTTACCTGCTGAACAGTATGCGTTGGATACGGGGAATGACCCGGCAGTTTTTACGGAGCAAAATATTCAAACGTTTCGCCGTCAAATTCAAGAGTTAGGCTTTTCCTACGATTGGGATCGTGAAGTGAATACGACAGATCCTGGATACTATAAATGGACGCAATGGATATTCTTAAAACTGTATGAAAAAGGTTTAGCTTATGTGGACGAAGTTCCGGTAAACTGGTGCCCGGCACTAGGGACTGTACTAGCTAACGAAGAGGTTATTGATGGTAAAAGTGAACGTGGTGGTCATCCTGTCGAACGAAAACCGATGAAACAATGGATGTTGAAAATCACCGCTTATGCAGATCGTCTTTTAGAAGACCTAGATGACTTGGACTGGCCGGAAAGCATTAAAGATATGCAAAGAAATTGGATTGGCCGTTCAGAAGGGGCAGAAGTTACCTTTGAAATTGCGGATTATCCAGGAGATTTTACCGTTTTTACTACGAGACCTGATACACTATTCGGTGCTACTTATGCAGTTCTCGCTCCTGAACACCCATTAGTAGATAAAATTGTCTCCGCTGAGCAACAACAAGAAGTAACGGGATATATCGATAAGGTGAAAACAAAGAGTGATTTAGAAAGAACGGACCTTGCCAAGGATAAGTCAGGTGTATTTACGGGTGCATATGCGATCAATCCAATAAACGGCAATAAATTACCGATTTGGGTAGCAGATTATGTACTTATGACATATGGGTCGGGTGCGATTATGGCGGTTCCTGCTCACGATGAACGTGATTTTGAGTTTGCTAAGAAATTTGATTTAGATATTATTCCTGTTTTAGAAGGAGGAAATGTAGAAACAGAAGCCTTCACAGGGGATGGTAAACATATTAATTCCGGGTTTTTAGATGGATTGAATAAAGAAGATGCTATTAGCAGAGCAATCGACTGGTTGGAAGATAAGAATGTAGGTAATCGTAAAGTAACCTACCGTCTTCGTGATTGGTTGTTTAGTCGTCAACGTTACTGGGGAGAACCAATTCCGATTATCCATTGGGAAGATGGTTCTATGTCGGCAGTTTCTGAAGATGAATTACCAATTGTATTACCAAAAACTAGTGAAATAAAACCGTCTGGAACTGGTGAATCACCATTAGCTAACATTGATGAGTGGGTTAATGTGGTTGATACTGAAACAGGGATGAAAGGTCGTCGTGAGACAAATACAATGCCGCAATGGGCTGGTAGCTGCTGGTATTTCTTGCGTTATGTCGATCCTCATAATACTGAACAGCTTGCAGATTATGAAACGCTCAAAGAATGGTTGCCTGTTGATGTTTACATCGGTGGAGCAGAACATGCGGTATTACACTTGCTGTATGCTCGTTTCTGGCATAAATTCCTTTATGATATCGGAGTAGTACCTACGAAAGAGCCGTTTCATAAGCTGTATAACCAAGGTATGATTTTAGGGGAAAACAATGAGAAGATGAGTAAATCAAAAGGTAATGTTGTAAACCCTGATGAAATCGTCCAATCACATGGAGCAGATACACTTAGACTGTACGAAATGTTTATGGGACCACTAGACGCATCTGTGGCCTGGAGTACAAACGGGTTAGATGGTGCCCGACGCTTTTTAGATCGCGTATGGCGTTTGTTTGTTACAGACAATAACACGCTTTCTGATAAAATAACAGAGGTGGATAGAACGGATGCTTTAGAAAAGTTCTATCATGAAACGGTAAAAACTGTGACACAAAACTTTGAGGATTTACGTTTTAATACAGGTATTTCTCAAATGATGGTTTTAGTCAACGAAGCATATAAGGTTGATGAGATTCCACGTAGCTATGTGGAAGGATTAGTGAAACTGTTATCTCCTGTTGCTCCTCATTTATCAGAAGAATTATGGCAGTTGTTAGGACATCAAGAGACGTTGGCTTATGCGCAATGGCCAACATATGACGAAGCTAAATTAGTTGAAAACGAAGTCGAAATTGTCATTCAGATCATGGGGAAAGTAAGAGCGAAAATAATGGTGGATAAGAACGCATCAAAAGATGAAATTGAACAGAAAGCATTGGAAGACGTAGCAATTAAGGAACGAATTGAAGGTAAGACTGTAAGAAAGGTAATTGTTGTACCTGGCAAATTAGTTAATATTGTTGCAAATTAA
- a CDS encoding IS110 family transposase: MHYKQNEKILQLSEQTLIIGVDIAKERHVARAQDYRGIQFGKVLYFDNSLEGFQRFECWRNELAGQHNKSDWIIGMEPTGHYWLPLAYWLVEKQYKVVVVNPAHVKKSKELDDNSPTKNDVKDARVISRLIQDGRYADPHLPEAIYADLREGMNMYEQLMKDLQAVQGRVHQWLDRFYPEYTKVFANWEGKASIQLLKLGLFPEEVAKMDEEHLLLEIRKEVKRGIGLKKIRHLKEVSSESVGIKEGRKRARVKIHTLMDQYALLHQKINEVLDMVKELIRPIPGVKEMTDINGIGEVTVASFLAETGDLNKYTHPEQIIKLAGLNLKLATSGKYKGQTVITKRGCPKLRSLLFKVVLPLINHNPAFKALYGYFTTRKENSLKKKQSMIALCCKLIRILFTVGTKKVPFSPEKMLHDIPHFRLQQVA; this comes from the coding sequence ATGCATTATAAACAAAATGAAAAGATATTACAACTGTCTGAACAAACTCTAATTATTGGAGTGGATATAGCCAAAGAAAGGCATGTTGCTCGCGCTCAAGATTACCGAGGCATACAATTTGGAAAAGTGCTGTACTTTGACAATAGTTTGGAAGGCTTTCAACGATTCGAGTGTTGGAGAAATGAGTTAGCGGGACAGCACAATAAAAGTGATTGGATCATCGGTATGGAACCTACCGGCCACTATTGGCTGCCACTCGCCTATTGGTTAGTGGAAAAACAATATAAAGTAGTGGTGGTTAATCCGGCACACGTGAAGAAGTCAAAAGAGCTGGATGATAATTCGCCAACGAAGAATGATGTAAAAGACGCTCGAGTGATTTCGCGCTTGATTCAAGATGGACGATACGCTGATCCTCACTTACCGGAAGCCATTTATGCAGATCTTCGGGAAGGGATGAATATGTATGAGCAGTTAATGAAAGATCTTCAAGCTGTTCAAGGGCGTGTTCATCAATGGTTGGATCGGTTTTATCCAGAATATACGAAAGTCTTTGCGAATTGGGAAGGGAAAGCATCGATTCAACTATTAAAACTAGGTTTATTCCCTGAAGAGGTAGCCAAAATGGATGAAGAACACCTTCTACTAGAAATACGCAAAGAAGTGAAACGCGGAATTGGATTGAAAAAGATCCGCCATCTAAAAGAAGTATCAAGTGAATCCGTTGGGATTAAAGAAGGAAGAAAGAGGGCGAGGGTGAAAATCCACACCTTGATGGATCAATATGCCCTCCTCCATCAAAAAATAAATGAAGTGTTGGACATGGTAAAAGAATTAATTAGACCGATTCCTGGTGTGAAAGAAATGACCGATATAAACGGAATAGGCGAGGTAACCGTTGCCTCATTCCTAGCAGAAACCGGGGATCTAAACAAGTATACTCATCCTGAACAGATCATTAAGTTAGCGGGGTTAAACTTAAAGTTAGCTACGTCAGGTAAATATAAAGGCCAAACCGTGATTACGAAGAGGGGATGTCCTAAATTACGATCCCTATTGTTTAAAGTCGTGTTGCCTTTAATTAATCATAACCCTGCATTTAAAGCATTATATGGTTATTTTACGACCAGGAAAGAAAATTCGTTGAAGAAAAAGCAATCCATGATAGCACTATGTTGTAAGTTGATTCGCATATTATTTACAGTTGGAACGAAAAAAGTGCCATTTAGTCCCGAAAAGATGTTGCATGATATTCCGCATTTTCGCTTACAGCAAGTAGCCTAA
- a CDS encoding IS91 family transposase, which produces METNILKEMLFDDHQHWETFKETYGDRIRPVVIKEVEKFRDCGDMKKGFKLFVCEGCHETKHVPYRCKGRFCTTCAVGESEEWSRLLSEGVYQVNHRHVILTIDEDLRDIFLLHRELLKPLMDEGVRLIREFFEEKSKVTPGIIAGLHTFGSTLNFNPHVHMLVTMGGITKRGAWKVYDYIPYTRLRKQWQTVVLKMIRAYLSPKEKKKVQGRLQKAFSANGDGFYVYAPKNRGNVTEQLRYIGRYMRRPAIGLNRIVAYDGDFVTFTYMDKKTGEEETETMMVEEFIKCLIRHIPDEQFKVIRHYGIYSRRSKSICRKLIEKWQERVDRILLKVKKTLRRQTWRERVIASGGKDPMVCRHCDNYYEYMGEVCLDNEQLDIKVAINQEAQAYLERMIRYLTSTEKPKKEKTEETKRKRSFTAIQKPTSRQLSLFGLS; this is translated from the coding sequence ATGGAGACAAATATACTAAAAGAAATGCTATTTGATGATCATCAACATTGGGAAACCTTCAAGGAAACGTATGGAGATAGAATCCGCCCTGTCGTGATCAAGGAGGTAGAAAAATTTAGAGACTGTGGGGATATGAAAAAAGGATTTAAGCTCTTTGTTTGTGAAGGTTGCCATGAGACAAAGCACGTTCCCTATCGATGTAAAGGACGCTTCTGTACGACTTGTGCTGTGGGGGAAAGTGAAGAGTGGAGTCGTTTATTAAGCGAAGGTGTGTACCAAGTGAACCATCGCCATGTGATTCTCACTATTGATGAAGATTTACGAGATATATTCCTGTTGCACCGAGAGTTGTTAAAACCATTGATGGACGAAGGGGTACGATTGATTCGTGAATTCTTTGAAGAAAAAAGCAAGGTAACTCCCGGCATTATCGCTGGACTCCATACGTTTGGTTCCACATTGAATTTCAATCCACATGTACATATGTTAGTAACCATGGGCGGGATAACGAAACGGGGAGCGTGGAAAGTGTATGACTATATTCCTTATACAAGGTTACGAAAGCAATGGCAAACTGTTGTGTTAAAAATGATTCGTGCTTATTTGTCTCCAAAAGAAAAGAAGAAAGTCCAAGGACGATTACAGAAGGCGTTTAGTGCTAATGGAGATGGTTTTTATGTGTACGCACCGAAAAATCGAGGAAATGTAACCGAACAATTACGCTATATCGGGCGTTATATGCGACGACCTGCGATTGGTCTGAACCGGATTGTGGCATATGATGGTGATTTTGTGACGTTTACATATATGGATAAGAAAACAGGGGAAGAAGAAACCGAAACCATGATGGTAGAAGAGTTCATCAAGTGTCTCATTCGGCATATTCCGGATGAACAATTTAAAGTCATTCGTCATTATGGCATCTATTCACGCAGAAGTAAATCTATCTGTAGAAAGCTGATCGAAAAGTGGCAGGAGAGAGTAGATCGCATCCTCTTGAAAGTAAAAAAGACACTTCGTCGTCAAACATGGAGAGAGCGCGTAATCGCTAGTGGTGGGAAAGACCCTATGGTTTGTCGTCATTGTGATAATTATTATGAATATATGGGAGAAGTGTGTCTCGATAACGAGCAGTTAGACATAAAAGTAGCTATCAATCAAGAAGCCCAAGCCTATTTAGAAAGGATGATACGTTATCTCACGAGTACCGAAAAACCAAAAAAAGAAAAAACAGAAGAAACAAAAAGGAAGAGATCATTTACAGCCATCCAAAAGCCAACAAGCCGTCAACTATCATTGTTTGGCTTGTCATGA